A genomic segment from Deltaproteobacteria bacterium encodes:
- a CDS encoding ATP-binding protein, with product MNMPLAEIERHLKTLRLNGMIATLDTRIIQANQDASFTEVFACMVQDELDYRKSRLTETRFKASGLTERPTLTEFDWGFNPNLPKKAIYELVSGKFIRDGHDAFLIGSPGTGKSHIAKTVANAAILSGYKVLYREAHIFFEDLFEATQLKRRKKVNKLFSETDLLVIDDLFLRKKIPEQAADDLLDIILNRYSSRKSTLLTSNRPIEDWGKLLRDNAASSAILDRLLHRGHLLNFKGKSYRLKEAASRLSEIKRKNQDEKGKTMDFYPQD from the coding sequence ATGAATATGCCACTTGCTGAAATCGAAAGACATCTCAAAACCCTCCGGCTCAATGGCATGATCGCGACCCTCGATACCCGGATCATCCAGGCCAATCAGGACGCTTCTTTCACAGAGGTCTTTGCCTGCATGGTACAGGACGAATTGGATTACCGAAAATCCCGCCTCACTGAAACGCGTTTCAAGGCATCCGGTCTTACAGAACGACCTACACTCACGGAGTTCGACTGGGGCTTCAACCCGAACCTGCCCAAAAAGGCAATCTATGAACTGGTGAGCGGAAAATTTATTCGGGATGGGCATGACGCCTTCCTGATCGGATCGCCGGGGACCGGGAAAAGCCACATCGCCAAAACAGTCGCTAACGCCGCCATCCTCTCAGGATACAAGGTCCTCTACCGGGAAGCTCATATATTTTTCGAGGACCTCTTCGAAGCCACTCAACTGAAACGAAGGAAAAAGGTCAATAAACTCTTCTCCGAAACCGATCTCTTGGTTATCGACGATCTATTCCTGCGCAAGAAAATCCCGGAACAAGCCGCTGACGATCTGCTGGATATTATCTTGAATCGCTATTCTTCAAGAAAAAGTACACTCCTTACGTCGAACAGACCAATAGAAGACTGGGGGAAGCTCCTCAGGGATAACGCCGCCTCTTCGGCTATCCTCGATCGCCTCCTTCACCGGGGCCACCTCCTCAACTTCAAAGGGAAAAGCTACCGTCTCAAAGAAGCGGCATCACGATTATCGGAAATCAAAAGAAAAAACCAGGATGAAAAAGGAAAAACGATGGATTTTTACCCCCAAGATTAG
- a CDS encoding CopG family transcriptional regulator, translating into MATVAKRTTIYLDPVLHKALKLKSAETSRSISDLVNTAIRESLAEDAEDLAAFDQRAGEALISYDEMIKRLKIDGRI; encoded by the coding sequence ATGGCAACAGTCGCAAAAAGAACAACCATCTATTTGGACCCCGTTCTTCATAAAGCGCTGAAATTAAAATCAGCTGAGACTTCCAGGTCTATTTCCGACCTCGTTAACACGGCTATTAGAGAATCTCTCGCCGAAGATGCGGAGGACCTTGCAGCATTTGATCAAAGAGCCGGCGAAGCCCTGATTTCCTATGATGAAATGATAAAAAGGCTGAAAATAGATGGCCGAATATAA
- a CDS encoding type II toxin-antitoxin system mRNA interferase toxin, RelE/StbE family — MAEYKVYFRESVWKDLRKIPKKDLRNILKRIKDLSENPRPSGCEKLTGQDRYRLRQGRYRIVYSIQDYELTVWIVKVGHRKDVYR; from the coding sequence ATGGCCGAATATAAGGTCTATTTCCGAGAATCGGTTTGGAAGGACTTGAGAAAGATCCCGAAAAAGGATCTGCGAAACATTTTAAAAAGGATAAAAGATTTATCAGAAAATCCACGCCCTTCCGGATGCGAGAAGCTTACTGGCCAAGATAGGTACCGGCTGCGACAAGGTAGATATCGGATTGTATATTCTATCCAGGATTATGAATTGACAGTTTGGATTGTAAAGGTTGGACACCGAAAAGATGTATACAGATAA
- a CDS encoding CopG family transcriptional regulator, which produces MVRTQIYLTKRQRDELAAIAKAVGKKQSELIREAVDRLINQAGRGRREAVLREVAGIWKERTDLPDFETMRTEWDRT; this is translated from the coding sequence ATGGTACGGACTCAGATATACCTGACAAAGCGTCAACGAGATGAACTAGCTGCTATCGCCAAGGCCGTCGGGAAGAAACAAAGCGAGCTTATTCGGGAGGCTGTTGATCGCCTCATCAATCAAGCAGGACGCGGGCGACGAGAGGCGGTATTACGCGAGGTAGCCGGAATATGGAAGGAGCGTACGGATCTTCCTGACTTCGAGACAATGCGAACTGAATGGGACAGAACCTAA
- a CDS encoding VapC toxin family PIN domain ribonuclease, with the protein MAEPIVVDTDVLVDFLRGRTEAIAFINAHSSRIILSSIVVAELHAGVKGDPEQSALDNFVSLFRVIPVTPEIAKSGGLYRRDYGKSHSVGLADAILAATAESEKAELKTLNTKHYPMLKGLRPAYRK; encoded by the coding sequence ATGGCCGAACCAATCGTTGTCGACACAGATGTTCTTGTTGATTTCTTGCGAGGCCGTACTGAAGCGATCGCCTTCATCAACGCCCACTCCTCACGGATCATTCTCTCGTCAATCGTTGTTGCGGAGCTGCATGCCGGAGTGAAAGGAGACCCGGAGCAGTCTGCCCTCGATAACTTCGTGTCTCTCTTCCGTGTTATCCCCGTCACTCCTGAGATTGCGAAGTCTGGAGGTCTCTACAGACGCGATTACGGCAAGTCACACAGCGTCGGACTTGCAGACGCAATCCTGGCTGCTACCGCTGAATCCGAGAAAGCGGAACTGAAGACCCTCAACACGAAACACTACCCTATGTTGAAGGGCCTCAGGCCGGCTTACAGGAAGTAG